The following nucleotide sequence is from Streptomyces bathyalis.
CCGCCGCTACTCCATCACCCTCGGCGCCCTCCGGCAGGCACGCGCCGACTACCGCGCCGCCGAACAAGCCGAAGTTCTCGGCCTGGACGACGTCGATCCCGACACCGTGCTCGTCCTCGCCGACTGGCAATACGCCGGCAACGGCCACAGCCCTGGTGAGTCCGCCCTCGCCGCCACCATCGCCCGCGACTTGCAACTCAACCGCGACACCGCCCGCGAAGCCCTACACGACCTACGCGCACAGAAAGGAGCCGAACAGTGAATACCGCGACAGAGGAACTGCTGACCGTGCCCGAGGTCATGCGAAGGCTTAAGGTCGGCCGCTCCACGGTCTACGACCTCATCCGCACACACCGGTTGGCTTCCATCACCATCGGACGCTCGCGCCGCATCCCTGACACAGCCATACGCGACTTCATCGCCGATCAGATGGAGGAGGCTGCCTGATGGCCAGTCAGCGCAAGCGCAACCCCAACGGCGGTGGCACCATCACCAAACGCAAGGACGGCCGCTATCAGGCCGCTGTCTACGTGCTCCAGCCGGACGGCACCCGTGCCAGGAAGTTCGCCTACGGCAAGACCTGGACCGAGTGCGACACCAAACGGCGCGCACTCCTCGACAAGGTCGCCAATGGGGTGCCCGTTCCCACGCGTTCGGAGAAGCTAGCCGACTGGCTGTCCTACTGGCTGGACAACATCGTCAAGACTCGACGCAAGCTCAGCACGTACGACAAGTACGAGGCTCACGTTCGGCTGCACCTGGTGCCGATGCTCGGGGCCAAGCGCCTGGAATCCCTGGCAGTTGCCGACGTCCGGCGCTTCCTCACCCGTCTGGAAAAGCAGACCACCGTCGCGACGGCCAAGGAAGGACACCGTGTCCTTCGTACTGCTCTGACTGCTGCCTGCCGTGAGGAGTTGATCACGCGCAACGTGGCCAGCCTCGTGGAGCCGCCGCGTGTGGCCTCACGTGACCTGAATCCTTGGACGCTCGATGAAACGCTGAGCTTCCTCGCCGCAGCTCGCAGAGATCCGCTGTATGCCGCGTTCGTCCTGGCCATCACCATGGGCCTGCGTCGTGGCGAGATCATCGGCCTCCGCTGGACTGATGTGGACCTCGAAAACCGAGTTCTCTACGTACGACAGCAGGTTCAGCGTCGGCGTGGTGTGCTGTATGACGATGATCCCAAGGGGCGCCGTCGCCGCGCTGTGCCGCTCCCGACCATGTGCGTGGCTCCGCTGCGCTGGCACCGCATGCGGCAGGCCGAGATCCG
It contains:
- a CDS encoding tyrosine-type recombinase/integrase, with the protein product MASQRKRNPNGGGTITKRKDGRYQAAVYVLQPDGTRARKFAYGKTWTECDTKRRALLDKVANGVPVPTRSEKLADWLSYWLDNIVKTRRKLSTYDKYEAHVRLHLVPMLGAKRLESLAVADVRRFLTRLEKQTTVATAKEGHRVLRTALTAACREELITRNVASLVEPPRVASRDLNPWTLDETLSFLAAARRDPLYAAFVLAITMGLRRGEIIGLRWTDVDLENRVLYVRQQVQRRRGVLYDDDPKGRRRRAVPLPTMCVAPLRWHRMRQAEIRGKAGERWQESGYVFTTRTGRPVEPRNVYRSFTRVAQDAKLRVIRLHDARHGCATLLVAAGVAPRVVMEILGHSQISITMDVYTHVVQDTQREAISHMDRLLKRRINRD
- a CDS encoding helix-turn-helix domain-containing protein — encoded protein: MNTATEELLTVPEVMRRLKVGRSTVYDLIRTHRLASITIGRSRRIPDTAIRDFIADQMEEAA